One stretch of Equus caballus isolate H_3958 breed thoroughbred chromosome 24, TB-T2T, whole genome shotgun sequence DNA includes these proteins:
- the CCDC177 gene encoding coiled-coil domain-containing protein 177, with product MVDPVPEEEKAGAEPGGSGGDGAGASVPPDAQGAQQPAASSASASASAAVPRKGEVPCAAEGGRREQSPLLHLDLFNFDCPEAEGSRYVLTSPRSLEACARCAVKPVELLPRALADLVREAPGRSMRVATGLYEAYEAERRAKLQQCRAERERIVREEKRRLFTPLGPAAAAAPAPSAGSSSSCSSASLPASPAPRAARKASSSPSPARTQPPPAASRAGRKSHSLDSLSRRREGALSSESGASSSSYSGESLRELRWPPRAPARNSCPAGSASSALNPLGRPSALALVPLTGRSFSLGDLSHSPQTAQHVERIVRQVRAERGLRGVPERDRKIAALMLARHQEERLLLEQRAAAHGQWEQQRVRAEQRREREEREKQRALEQGRRAWAAQVEERRGRRGREEREAARRRQRQCERSEERRRELAERQGLLRRERAERAAREDRLRKLQQEQNLKQREEGLQEGRERAEQVRRERAQRAARAKQRQEGQLQREKRELSRAERARHEALLQGRARQEHEEREGLRSSLEASLGRAQENYEQLVEQRTRELRERARREELQGRRAKEAAERKEREHQAHLEALARAGERRLQHAAQAAEEAVQQKARRVGQSRLEKERTQRANKEKVERDEDCRRQELLQAIGRKLERSEQLSRERRSALESARSTARASFHVREKVREETNTRSFDRMVREAQLHASLDRK from the coding sequence ATGGTGGACCCCGTGCCTGAAGAGGAGAAGGCGGGAGCTGAGCCCGGAGGCTCGGGTGGGGACGGAGCCGGCGCGTCTGTGCCCCCTGACGCCCAAGGCGCCCAGCAGCCTGCGGCCTcttcggcctcggcctcggcctctgcGGCGGTGCCCCGCAAGGGTGAAGTCCCGTGCGCAGCAGAAGGCGGGCGGCGGGAGCAGTCCCCGCTGCTACACCTCGATCTCTTCAACTTCGACTGTCCGGAGGCCGAGGGCAGTCGCTACGTGCTGACCAGCCCCCGCTCGCTAGAGGCCTGCGCCCGCTGCGCGGTCAAGCCGGTGGAGCTGCTGCCACGGGCCCTGGCGGACCTGGTGCGCGAGGCCCCCGGCCGCTCCATGCGAGTGGCCACGGGTCTGTACGAGGCCTACGAGGCGGAGCGGCGCGCCAAGCTGCAGCAGTGCCGGGCCGAGCGCGAGCGCATCGTGCGCGAGGAGAAGCGGCGCCTCTTCACGCCGCTGGGCCCCGCGGCCGCCGCGGCCCCGGCCCCCAGCgcgggcagcagcagcagctgcagcagcgcCAGTCTGCCGGCCTCGCCCGCGCCGCGTGCCGCCCGCAAGGCCTCCTCCAGTCCTTCTCCGGCCCGGACCCAACCTCCGCCCGCGGCTTCGCGGGCGGGTAGGAAGAGCCATTCGCTAGACTCGCTGTCCCGCCGGCGCGAGGGCGCCCTCAGCTCCGAGTCCGGCGCGTCATCGTCGTCCTACAGCGGGGAGAGCCTGCGGGAGCTGCGCTGGCCGCCGCGGGCCCCGGCCAGGAACAGCTGCCCGGCGGGGTCCGCGTCCTCCGCCCTCAACCCTCTGGGCCGCCCGTCCGCCCTGGCCCTGGTTCCGCTCACCGGCCGCAGCTTCAGCCTCGGAGACCTGAGCCACTCGCCGCAGACGGCTCAGCACGTGGAGCGCATCGTGCGCCAAGTACGCGCCGAGCGGGGCCTGCGCGGGGTGCCCGAGCGCGACCGCAAGATCGCGGCGCTGATGCTGGCGCGGCACCAGGAGGAGCGCCTGTTGCTGGAGCAGCGCGCCGCAGCCCACGGCCAGTGGGAGCAGCAGCGTGTGCGCGCCGAACAGCGGCGGGAGCGCGAGGAGCGCGAGAAGCAGCGCGCCCTGGAGCAGGGCCGCCGGGCCTGGGCCGCGCAGGTGGAGGAGCGGCGCGGCCGCCGGGGCCGCGAGGAGCGCGAGGCGgcgcggcggcggcagcggcagtGCGAGCGCAGCGAGGAGCGGCGGCGGGAGCTGGCCGAGCGCCAGGGCCTGCTGCGGCGCGAGCGGGCGGAGCGCGCGGCCCGGGAGGACCGGCTGCGCAAGTTGCAGCAGGAGCAGAACCTGAAGCAGCGGGAGGAGGGCCTGCAGGAAGGGCGGGAGCGCGCGGAGCAGGTCCGCAGGGAGCGCGCCCAGCGCGCAGCCCGCGCCAAGCAGCGGCAGGAGGGCCAGCTACAGCGGGAGAAGCGGGAGCTGAGCCGGGCCGAGCGGGCGCGCCACGAGGCGCTGCTGCAAGGCCGGGCCCGGCAGGAGCACGAGGAGCGAGAGGGCCTGCGGAGCTCCCTGGAGGCCAGTTTGGGCCGCGCGCAGGAGAACTACGAGCAGTTGGTGGAGCAGCGCACCCGGGAGCTGCGCGAGCGGGCCCGGCGGGAGGAGCTGCAGGGCCGGCGGGCCAAGGAGGCTGCCGAGCGCAAAGAGCGGGAGCATCAGGCACACCTGGAGGCGCTAGCCCGGGCAGGGGAGCGGCGGCTGCAGCACGCGGCGCAGGCGGCCGAGGAGGCGGTGCAGCAGAAGGCACGGCGCGTGGGCCAGAGCCGGTTGGAGAAGGAGCGGACCCAGCGCGCCAACAAGGAGAAGGTGGAGAGGGACGAAGACTGCCGCCGGCAGGAGCTGCTCCAAGCCATCGGGCGCAAGCTGGAGCGCAGCGAGCAGCTGTCGCGGGAGCGACGTAGCGCGCTGGAGAGCGCACGCTCCACAGCCCGGGCCTCTTTCCACGTGCGTGAGAAGGTGCGAGAGGAGACCAACACGCGCTCCTTCGACCGCATGGTGCGCGAGGCCCAGCTGCACGCCAGCCTGGACCGCAAATGA